The Candidatus Micrarchaeia archaeon DNA segment TAACAAAAACCGAATGGAAAATAATTGAATTATTTGCTGAAAACTCAACTAAAAGTTATTTTGTAAAAGAAATTTCTCGTTTATTAAATATCTCTTCTGGTTCATCAAGTAAATTATGTTTCAAACTGTCAAAAGAAAATATTTTAATAAAAAAACAAAGAGGGAATATTATATTTTATTCTTTAAATCAGGATCTGTTTTATGTAAAAGAACTAAAAAAATTAATATTTTTATCTAAATTAAAAAATTATAAAAAAATATTACAAAATAATGAATATCAATCCGTAGTTTTATATGGTTCATACGCAAACGGAGAATATATAGAAAAAAGCGATATTGATTTGTTGATAATAACAAATATAGATGAAAAAAAGGTAAGAAAAAATTTAGAATCGTTATATAAACTCAACAAAGAGATTTCAATTCTTGTTTTTCCTTTTTCAAAATGGTTGGAATTAAAAAAGAAAAACGAACCAATTTATAAAGAGATTATTGCAAATAATATATTATTGTATGGGGAAAAATTGGTGATTTAATGTCTATTGAAATACTTTTTGAAGAAGGACTTTTGAAAAAATGTATTCCTTCAAAAGAAAAAGCAGAAAAATCTATAGAGATTG contains these protein-coding regions:
- a CDS encoding nucleotidyltransferase domain-containing protein translates to MELTKTEWKIIELFAENSTKSYFVKEISRLLNISSGSSSKLCFKLSKENILIKKQRGNIIFYSLNQDLFYVKELKKLIFLSKLKNYKKILQNNEYQSVVLYGSYANGEYIEKSDIDLLIITNIDEKKVRKNLESLYKLNKEISILVFPFSKWLELKKKNEPIYKEIIANNILLYGEKLVI